atgatcatGCCACACTATGCGTTTTCAAAGAACCAAGAAACTTTATGCTATCACACTTCTACTTTGCATTAATGGCTGAACACCTGCAAAcctgtgaaaatattgaaatgtatttaCCATTAGTTTCCAAAATGACTCCGAGAAAAATACGTCTTGAGAACGAACAAGACGGAGATGATAGACCATGTGATATCAAAAGAAACAACCCTTCAACAGTGGGTAATATTGGAGAAAGCTCTTCTCGTGGCAAATTCAACACTGCACGGATAAAATCGCCAGTCTCTAAAAGTCGGAAGTTTCTCGGACACGGTGACTTTTTTGACGAATTGACAAGATCGTTATTTTTGCCGTTAACATTTCCGGACGACAGATTCAATGTTGTTTCGATGCCAAAGTACGAAATAATATTCAGATTATTAGAATATCGAGTTAAAAAACAGAAGAGAGAAAATAACCGATTGCCAAACGTTCAATTTCAGTTCGTAAACCCTGAACCTCATGTATTGGAAAAGTTAAGAGAAATTATTGATAGACTTAACCTTAAGTCATTGACAATACAGAGCAAGGTAGACCCCCATATTATGCGTCAATTCATTAAGTGTGTTGGCAGAGCACCAGAGCTCGAGAAACTTGCATTTTGTATGATACACGACGAAGGTGAAATGGATATTGCACCAACGCAAGATCTTTTGAGTTCCCTTGTTAAAgaagttgataaaaataaaacaatctcGGACTTTTCGATACTTTTACATGACGCCACATCCTCCATTAACATGCTACCATACAAATTACTCGACAACGAAAGGCTGGAGAAAGTTACGCTGGCTGTACATTGTGCGGGCACAACCCCCGAAGAATACGAAGCACTAGCTCATTATATTCACAACCTTAAGTTCACAAAACATCTTAAGATAGTATTAGGTGTTGAGCAAAACGTACCGCATTCTCTTGTAGCTCAGGCGATTTCTAATCCGAGTGCAAACCTTGCATCGTATGGGTGTTACGTCGTATCAGACCACGGCGAACCGTTTTGGAGTTGTGAAAAACTCGTTGACTCTGTGAATGGGAAAGTGCACGATTCTCTGACAAGTTTGTGTCTTGCACTTTGTGAGAAAGATTTGATTCCACTCGCGCGCTTTATCAAGTCTAATGAACATCTTAAGTCGCTATCTTTCACTCTCGCGGACGGTATCTCAGAAGATGTTGGCTTGCAGCTGTCAGAATCTCTCCGTTCAAACtctaaaatcgataatattacCTGCGAATTTATACCACTAAGTACTACCACTGATTTGTCCCTTGACCGCCAGGGCGAAACAAAGATTATATCAACGATCGTGGAAAACTTCATCGAGCCTTGCAGCACCTTCATTGGTAACCGAGAGTGTGAACTTACGTCCTTGACCTTCACGATTCACATGACCGGGTATATCATGAGGAAATACAATATTGACAACGTTGCGTATGATGAcaaattctttaaaataaaaaccGATGTACTCGCACAATTTTCCAGGTGGATGTCAATTGCTGTAAAGGGCAAGACTTGTAAATGGTCACATAGTCTGACACGCATAGCTTATCATGTACTCTACCATGGAGGGAGCGACTCTGACGTTGTCTATAACTGTAACATCATAGCCGGAGAACACCATGAGTAGAAAGGGTTCAGTATGAATCTGGTAGACGCCGTTTGGTTGAAAACTCCgtcttttcaatttttggcCAAGTGAACAGTGTGTGTGGCTGATAAGCCATCGGCCTCTCTTATCCTATGAACAGTGGCAAGTCCTCGTAACGTTCCTGAACGAGATATGCTTTGTGTCTAAAATCTGATAcaactgtaacaaataaatcatgtGGTCTGGGTTGTGTTTCAAGGATTGTGCTGAATAGTGAtgtatattttcacaaaatgattCGGTTGATTGGTAGTTAGTGATTGCATGACGCGTTTTCTTGATTTCAGTTTGATGGCGATCGTAGTTATGTAAATGCAAGTTAgaaattacacaatacaaaaagTCACTAGTGTTCGCAATGATAAGTTACGTAACTCGTATTGCGAAGAAGTGCAAAGAGTTAATGCAACAAATGCGGATGAAGTCTTCTGTGAATACGTACactatttttacattttccaccATCTTTGGCAGAATCGGCTTGAAAAAGCTGCCATGTACAATATTGACATACGATGTTTGTCACAGTTGTTGCAGCTAATGTTGGATTTGTCATTCATTTGACACGCCAGATTAAGAGAATCAGCAAAAGATTAATGACGAAATAAATGTTTTAGAAAACAGAACATATTTATGACGTGAACCTTGTATTTCCATGCGTCATTGAACTACCTCTTACAGTAGACGGTTCAAATTCAAAAACTACCGGCCATGTTTTGATTCAGAGAAACAACTGGTAGTTCATATTATCCTTGAGATCgacattttcaaagcaatagtgTAGGTTACAGAGTATTCTGTCATATTACCATGTTACACGCTGGCGAAACCTCATGTATGTAATCAAAAATTGTAGGACGTTTATTTTATTAACGATCATTGTAAGGGCAGTGCATATCGCAAAATATTCTTATGATTTAACCTAACGATTTCCTGTGCCAGACATAGAGGTATATTCCAGCCATAGTGTGTTTTACactttatttatatttaaaaaggctatttttgtgttttcaataGTTAATTAATTTGATCAATCTAACATTCACTGTGTGACATTTCAAAGATGGGTAGAGAAATTGCTAGATATTCGGAATAATTAAACGTTCCGTTTCAGatcttattgaatatttgttttgtaatctTACGTACTCTTGAAAATTAGAGTTGTAGCTGTATCTTGTCTCGAGTTTTCTCTGTGACAATTTTTATGTGATATCGTTctgaattgtaaaaaaaaaacacattcaaGACGGAAAATGTCTGTCTGGTGTTGAAATGTATTTGTTAAAAACACTATCAAGAAATATTCCCATCACCTGCGTTAGTTCTTAACATTTAGGAATCTGATTACTTGCAGAATTAGTTGtcatttgtataaaaacaatAACATCTGTTCAGAATTGTTACTTTTTATGCATAGAAAGATTAAAGAAAGGTTAAACAGAAATGAAATAACATGATGTCGTATTTCTGTTGCGTTGCTGACTGCTAAATTTATATAGTGCTTTTATGACTGGTCTATCAACGCTGTCTACTGACGTCATATACAGTATTAGGGCCATGAATGATTATCATCAATATTTACTGGTTGATTTCTCGTTTTCAATCATTGCGAATCATATATTCTAGAAATGTTATCATATCTCTTTCCATACTGTAGTATGAGCTTTTGTTATCAGAATCTGTACATTGAGTTTGTAGATTGTAataaatcaatttcaaaatatcctcccagttttccaagagtttccTTTGAATAAGCCCatcaaagactgaaaaagtgtataacactatcataagtgtcgaaagcgGCATGTAACTTTAAACGTTTTCAcattaaaattttagatttcccgccattttcaaaaactaataacgtgacagagaaaataatgaTTACAACAAcgaaatgttggccatcgtgtgtgtTCATTCAATTAAATGGCATTATGCTTGCTTCTGGTATGATCACCATGTGTATGTGCAAGACATGTATACGTACTTTTCCGTGGGGCACCATTTTACGGGTACGGCGTCCGTTCATTACTCAGCCTGTTAAAGCGTATATATGCAAGGTCCAAATCAGCGATTAGTGATACTTCTGTACATGTCCtccagttagcacatttacacgaaccaacttcgggtttgaaagtaaaatcatgaaaacaatacataaaattcgcagctattgagGCTTTAACATCCGGTGCTTGCTGGATGCCGTTCCATTGTGGGGTTGTCGTGATCACAAGGACAAACGGATAAATAATGTTGTACAAGAATATTACGAATAATATATACGAACAGCTCCTACGGTTGAACATATGCTTTTTATGCTAAGTAGTTAATTCTTTTAAAGGATAAAGAATCACTAAGTAATACAGACTTGAGTTTCTGATTTGATATTCAGctcaaagcaataaaaatctTTACAAATGCTAATATCATATGATCACACACATGGATGAATAGCATTTTTTGACAAGAGGCAAAAAGTTATGAACGGGAAACCGTCGGGAAGTGTACTCAGACTGCTTCATGTAATCGGCACTCCACGGTATATAGACAGAAAATGAATGGACCGTCGCATTACTTTGATGAGGAACATAAATACAATGtgtaaacatttatttcattctttcatgtTTCAAGTGTTATTACATTATGCATATTTAAGGGACAAGCGATGCAACGGGTTGACATGAGTCAAGCTCCACACTCCATGCAGTGGCAACACAACACTTTAAGAAAACTTACCCTACTGTTACAGCTTGCCTAAAATGTGGTGATTCACCTGAATCTTGTAAAACATCGGACTTTGAGATGATAGTTGACATGATGTAGGATAGCTGTGCCACATATTCAAAATCAAAGAATGGCGCAAATGAATGCTAAAAGTATAGATCACATTTAGGCAGAAAATGGCATACTCTACGCTTCTGACGGTACATGATAAGCTTATTAGGCGGAAAGTGTGTAAGCATCCACTGCACAAAAAGATCCCTAGCCGTCAGTCTTCTGTTAACAGTCAATGAATAGAGGGCGCCTGTCTGCGGCCCGTAATTTTACTCGTTCACAAGAGTGGTATCACCACGGGGCTCTAGAATGGctaattaaaagaaaataaagaataatGTTATTAAACCTTGTTTTGTGTACGAGCCTTTTTTCCTTGTTCTCTTCTCTCGCCCTATGTTTCCTCACTCTGTGCACGAGAGTCATGACGGTTCAGTGttaattatgtatgtatttatttatttatttctctttaaatCGGACATCAATTGTCCATAGAAACACTATTacagaaatgaaagaataaacttAAAGACACTTGGAATAAAGCACCGGAGAGGGTGCTGACAGCCAACATTATCTCACTAGAAAAGAGAACCAATCCAAAACTTGCGTAATTCAGATGAGAAATTCAAGCACTGATTCACttgctgaataattacattatcaCATGCGCCCTCGCTTTGTGAACTTTTTGTTTAGGATTTCTGCGTTGACCTCCATACTGTTGTGTTGCCATATAAACATAAGGTCATCATACAGCATGCCAAATGTTCACCATGGGAGGGCGCACTGTAATACTGCATAcataattaggccaaagtaagtaaattctttgttttgcgtccgcacgcaactaggtttttggagattttttgagaaaaaaacacaaacttttctttcaaaatttcgccgttggtggcgctattttgTCGCAAGAACAAGTAgtggcttttaactttgcgacAAAATACTCCTTTACGGCAGTCAGATTTCACTAATGGACCATGCGGTGGCGTAAAACAGTACTCTGTACATATTTACTCCTGTCGATACTCTCAGCCTCACGCCGGGACCTCATGGtctcgctgtctgttgtggctttgcctgttgtggttttgtcgtcacgataaaaaatggatgTAAGCAGGAATTAATCGaagttaaaaaacaggaaatctttgcacggcaacttgaaggcatggtccctgcgagcaatcgggacttgaacagagagagCCTGAGCTTCAGCCGGCCGATTGGACTTGGGTACCACGACTCAGAGAGTATGGCAGACAAAGAATCGGAAAGTGTTGAGGCCTATCCTAGTTAATTGGTCTTttaggtttgccaaaaatttggttaattcgtccattttaacttgaaacaaacaataaaccagtgatcagtcctgtaaacgaaaggcctttacgtacttttttgttcagtttgggtgtgggaaagtatattagaatccctctgtgaaagttcaaacttgtagtaggcggtcgtagctgctcttgaaggaggtcacactttctgcattaatgtCATCGGCTGGTAAGTCAACggttagtttatgaagtttgggacaGTGTGCTCAAGTTCTCAAGTCggctgctaactcaagtgaaaggttacagtggtcatggccTTTGATAACTAATTCTAGAGTTGAATCATGTTGCCGTGAATTCTCCTCTGTTCAAGTTTTattaaaccaagctgtttaagtctattttgataattgtagtgttggTGTTTAGGCATTATTTGCCGTGCTAAcatttttatgtccttttgtagccatggtgaccaagcttgtactgTATGTTTGAGCTGTGGTCtcacaagttgcttgtaaagacgaagaatgacattttttttatttgatcgacaatgatcatttgatgagatcaacattctgtttgcttttttgcaaacttatcacatttgcttgaaggtttaaggtagaatgaagtagatcgcccaagtcattttcttcagttgttCGTCGCAGTGGGTTGTTCATTGAGTATTTATTGAACTTGTAGCCAATATGCGTCCgccagtgttcactcattttttgtagcttgtccaaatcagcttgtagaatttcAAGATCATTGCAATTTCGCAAGGGATGATTTTTCTTGGTATTGTAAGTAAATTTTTtagttcagaactaatttcaccgccagtatgattgatatagattagaaagagtactggtccaagaactgaaccctttgggacaccacttgtgacgtattctccattcagatgatgctccatCTATCACTActcgctgttttgtatttgtcaatcaagctttgacccactgtagtttatttccatttatgccatgacacttcatcttttcaatcaatctggggcgtggtactttgaaagtgcaaggaatatatttgggtctgatgagtctgtgtgaggagactgacaattgcgaaatgctttcttttatttgatggaaaggaaaggtgctggttttacAGATGGTCCCAaggaagctacagggaatacttttgtcaagtatatcaccaatttcttcttctctctgatgccccatctctctaaaattgaatgcagaggctacaagttaccatttctgtttggtgttttctttcaaaacagacacctttcagcaaaactatgacattccatcagagcatagacattacaagaaacttgaaagaaacgtacaagaacttgaggacaaaagaccgctactgtatactgttatgGTATACCGATTCCTCAAACTGTCCAGATTTAAGTAATGTGATGaggctgtcaagttgctgtgcaatggtattgacatgtggacactttgaatgcacaagaaagaaatctaaaactaataagagaaaagcaaacatcgaagaatgactgtttattttgatccatttgtcatgaaaatgcatacagtgatcatacagtgtgtcacactgtgacaggagtattcatgtggtttgagaaaaattgtccaataaaggcaaacCGATTTTGTGTTAAactttctgtgtgtgttttttagccgcttacccgcgtacctgttaggattttgagtggacgcaaaacaaagaatttacttactttggccttaacACTACCAACAAAGTGGCAagtaaaacaaatctacataaatgTGAATGAGTCGAGCGAAtgaagaaaattacattttgaaagcagcctgtctgaaaaaaaaacattactcATTTAACTAAAAAGAAGAGacagaaaaatgtcaaaaatcagatcatcatatgaatgcgtTCAGAACGCATCCCTCTCCTTCGAGCCtcacaaggcttgaaaactaaAATCCTCtgctttgttcatcatcttataagtgaacaACAACGTCGTACGATATCCtctatgaaaacataaaacatcCGTGATAACCTTTTGAACTCTGTTTATATTTCTTAATGTTCCTAATGTCAAATATTTCAGACAGCAGATTATCTTTCAATGATATGATATAGTTAAGTGAAAGGATACCCTCAGTCAAAGATTGAACTGACATTATTAACAGTTAGCTAAATTTGCAGTCGACTCATGCAATCCAAGTAGACATATGAAATTCTGAATTCGAACAGAACTTAAAATTAGTTATCATTATTAGTGAAATAATGATAAGATTTATCATGGACATCGTAATATTCATTGAAAGGGATTTAGTGGCATTTGAAATTTATAGGGTGCTTCAGTCTGTTCAATGCATAAGGCGAATTTAGAGAGCTACATTTCACAATGGCGTGATTTTCGCAACAAGTGTCAGATTGCCACATGTTTAGGACCAAAAAGGCTTAATGGACATTCCTAGCAATGagattttattaaatttaaGCAAAGGTGAGGCAGCTGTGGAGAAATTCTCCATCCCCCTCATAGATTTAAATTGACGGGCACTCTTCACAGGCATGAGTTTTACCTATCTTAATAAAACGACACAGAAGTCAAAAGTAATTACGTTATGTGACTGGTGACAGAAAATAACGGAGCAATGACATTAATCGGTGTAACTTCCTAAGAAGACTTGATATCTTGAGCGTTGGACTCAGATTCAAAAACAGATTCCAAAGTGGCCGATGAAATTATGATTGGAATCCCGTCATACACCATCAACCATCTTTGCTGCACCAATACAgctgcaatttttgttttgatatccCGATTATCGATCTGAACTTGTTTCTCCAGAAGGAACGGATAATATGAAAGGTTCAGCTTCACCGATCCCATTTCTGTGGCAAATGTCGTGGACATATCATCGTGATCGTTAGCGCTAGAAACAGACAGACGAGGCTCCTTGTTATATATTGTCACTTTGCGATTCGATTGAGGTCTCCCTAAAACTCGTGCAACTTTACCATCATTATATTATCATGCATGAGAAAAATGACTGGCCCTGGAAACTGGAAAGCGAGTATAGAAACATCCTTTCCGCGCACTCTGATATGAATCTACTTCATTGATATCTTTTAATGTCTACAATCTGCCGAATTGCTGAGCAAGGAAAGGATgataaaattgaataattttggATGCATTATTTGTCTTGaatcaattttgattttcgCTTACTGCGCTGTGTATATGGATTTTTTagactgttttgattttttaccGGAAATATCACCCAACAATTATGATTTCCTTCTTAAAACAAAAATTGGTCCGATTATTGATTGACAAGGTGACTGTGTCAAAGGTCAGCCTTCTTAGTCCATTTTGCAGTCCCAACTTTATGACAACATTAGTTGACCACCGACGCTGTATTTTGTTCTTAAATTCGTAAGCCTACAAACACCGTTTCTTTCAATTAACATCAAAACAAAGGCTTTAGTATGCATTAAAGTGTTCCCACTGTTTTCCTGATGTTACAAGCATACTTAATTTTTGGCATTGGATAGTTGACTTATACGGTTAATTATTAACACAGTTTTTGCAAATGTACCTCATGAGCTTTGTCGGGGCAGCTCATAAAACACACTCAGCGACATATTCCTGGCAGCAACAATGGGAAACTCAACGCAATCAATTTGAAGGAATTGGGAAGATCACGCACAAAATCAAGGCCTTGTAAAATGCAATCTTTACCTGGTGAACTGGCCGACGTATAGTGTTCACATTTTACAACGGTAGAGTTCGTTATTCTGAGTTAGTGTAAATACAATCAACACGCCATCACATTGAGGTCGATGGGCGGACGTTATGGTAAGTACGGCAAAGTGACGGCATGTTTAGTTTGAATCATTTATACTTCATAGGATGGCAATGTTCATGCCACCTCCGTTCTGAAAAGGCTCTTATATTTGTGTGTAAACACTAGTTCAAAGCGCTGAGTTTCCATTTTTCAGGCCCGGGGAGAAATGAAAACACGAATTTCCAAGTATTCTATTTTGAACCAAGACTTTCTACCAACTTGGCTGTTTACTTGAGGTTACAGTCATTGATGAAATAAAACTGAACGATTTGTTTCTGATTAACCAGAGACATATTACAGGAAACGCATAATTTGCGTCATATCATCCGTGATTGGAATTAATCTTCTAAGTTGATTTCACTTGTTCATGACATGCCAAAATACAGCACGTCTAAACATGATCGAAGTCAAGGCAAGACTGTACACAAATGCCAACTCTCTTGAATACTGCGTGATTTTACCCTAAACAACCTCTAGAATTATGATTCGTGTGCAGAGTGTCGATAACAACGATGACATGTTTACCAAAGGTTATCATACAGTCGCAAAATAGTCATCTAACAGTCGTTTGCCCTGACACTGCTCTCGTTAATTTATCATGACATAATTCTCGACAGAAAGAAAACGAAAAAGTTAAACGACACAACATTTCGTTGGTGTTTGACACCAGTTACACATTCCTATTCTTCTATTGTATACCTGTCACCATGATTTATGTCTGGATCTGTCGAAACAAACTTTCTgcttaaatattttttaaatgaatCCGAAAGTTGTAATTTTCTTAAGCACGAGAAAAGCATCAGAAATCCGTATTTGgtgatatatacatacagtcATACAAATGCATGAATAAATAGCCACctgttgaaaatatatataactGTTAGGACACGATGTCAAAAACAGAACTGTCAACAATATTGTGTTTTCTTTGAATGCCTGTTAACAACTCGGGTGTTTGCTCGTACTGTGCCTGTGCCTATTATCAAGTGACCCGTGTGAGCATTAGAGTCTCGGTTTTGGCGACGATCACGTACAACCTTTTGACCGATAGCATAGCTTAGTCAATTCACATAGGCCTTCATAACAACGACCCACCGAAATGATACTTTATTCCATTCAGCTGTATGTCAAACAAACTTTGTATACTTAAAGACTAAATAAGGAAGAGCCAAAGGGTAAAGCAAGTGACATTTTTGTCTAATCCTAGTTTTATGCCCAACTTAAGCAACTAGAATTTTCAGGTAAATACTAGGTCAAATCAGTACGTTGATAGTTTCAAGGTGATTCGATTGCAATGCGCACACACGGAGAAAATTTGATTATATTCAACGTTGGGAATAGTAAGAAATTTCATGACGAGAAATATACAACACTTAGGGCGATGTTTTATCCTGTGACTTTGAACCAGACGGTATGCCTTGTATATCATTTGTTTCTAGTCAAAGGTGTCAATTTTCCTTTTCATGAATGCAAGAAGAGCTGAGTATTTTAGGTACAATGTGCTAGGAGTCCGTGGTATTTGAGGCCACTTCATATttcaatttaaatgtaaaaattcaaaaacagaaGTGGGTGAATTATATTGCCAAGATAAGCAAACTTTCCTTATTCCCGTTTTTCACGCATTAAGTTTGCTACTTTTACTTCTATGGATGGATGTCAATGTCTTGTAGCTATATTCGGCGTCATGCATAAGTTTTATTGCCTACTTAACAACATCGGATCGGAGGGGGGTATTAATGGGTAGTCGCCTCTACTGTCGAGTGCTGAAGTTAATAAACTTCTTAGCACTCTACAGTAGCGGAGACATACTTATGCTACAAGAACAGAAAATACTAGTACTAGACGTGTTACTGTTCAAAGTCAGGACGAATTAAACCATTCAACATTACTTGTCTTATGGAAGATTAAACGAATTCATTGGAAACTTACATTATATAGAAATTGTTATATACATTTAACTTttagtttgtttgtcttttccgAGTCAACAATATGTTAAACTTCACGTTGCCGACAACGTCattattgaaattcattttttgaaatatagCCTGTCCGTCGTCGCTGTACGTGTAAAACCATGGATAATGGTCTACAGACCTCTAGCTAGCTGTCGGAGACCCGGGTGATTTACCGTCGAAATTAATTTGTACCACGATTAAGTGGCGGTCAAGTTAGTAAAAATTTCTTCTAACTACACCTATGTTAAGTCATGCAAATAAAGTGCTCATAAGAATACAACTTAATCGTGAAATTATCGAGAAACAATATCTGTAAGCAGTGGATTACGAATGTCTCAATCGATATCAGAATCATTCATTCTAGTATGAGGGCGCTCAAAAGGTGGTTGTGATGAACATAGAACGAGGGAACAATTACTTCAGAATATTTGCCTGCTTAAGTTTCAATGTGTGCCGCTTATCGAAACTTCATGAATAGAGTGTTCGTCTGCATTAAAATGAATGGCTATTAGTGTATTACCAACATCTGAAAATATCCAagtattcattcattctttctgTTATTGCCTTTTTGAtatctttgactttcaagttaCGTGTTGCAGAAACTAAAATAGGAAAAAGGCAAATATGGAACCAGAAAAGTAGCTGTATGCACATCGAGTCTGGTCCCATCTCTTCAATGCTAACATACCATGTTCCATCATGTAGCCTTCAGTGAAATGTTCAGTATCAAACTTTCTCACCACTAGTCTTGTAACaaccacactgtaaagttaagtgttcaaggatagaacaccaattaaacgcctttttgtaacactttttgaacgcgtcttgacgttcagaaatttaacactacgtgttcaaccaacgttcaatatTTGAACACaggtgtgcagattttgaacactatgtgttcatcagagatgatattgaacaccatggtgttccatatctgaacacacgttgcacatgaaatgtgttcaaaaaattgaacgcatttacgcgttcaaagggctgtaacactttttgaacgcatggacgccgttcaacgataagtgtgttaaggaggtacgctaccattccaaaaaatgttgggacattcttgaagttgacttttcagaaataatctttatgtgtacattgcaaagatatgaaaaaaatatggggtacccatgcaaaatttttgaaaaacacatgccaaaattgacagaaaaccactaaatctccccattttgcgaaatttgaacttaccagcagaatctttattttatcgcaaacgattaacagatcccagtgtgcataccacatttttgcattgccaggacagctgaattaggacaatcaacaaaaaattgtgatgtcttgtcttaaaaattaaatattagaccctaaatgtatcatttaactgtaaaattagtcttttttaaaaataaaaacttcatgtaaatgcacaaaataatattcaaaatgtttaaaagtacagcaatatctatcaaacagacagtgttctttgatttataagcaaaaaaagttggggtcaccacgcaaattttcttactaaacagcaaaaagtgacgaaaaaaggtgaattttgttagacctgagatttgaccctctagcttactgatattatgtcagagctacaattgttactgatctttcaaaataaaaataactgtcgatttttcagtgcaaaaatataatttcggttgttttgattcataaaaacttctgaaagaaatattataaggtcactagcatgattttttgccattttgtccaGTTATTAACGCTCATcaggttaggtag
The DNA window shown above is from Ptychodera flava strain L36383 chromosome 5, AS_Pfla_20210202, whole genome shotgun sequence and carries:
- the LOC139132857 gene encoding uncharacterized protein: MDLAKNITEDTFGNLKQLYEEEIGAWKIEKITEPRDLLNELVKCGIILEKDPSKLVEVFRSVGRVDLVNKVKEYIKKRAIPHTSDGDKRFDFSQQEVKDLVRDIKRYYLKEAAKFQPLPWNEELVLDLGDVYTNLVVINTRRKTGSDARQPLQDICSIFKNTRGHSSQRISVEGAPAIGKSIFCRKLAMDWVNGKLEQFKLLILVEMRYVTDQALEKYILDQFLQHDTDFTRQSLSDIMKLNANSILFVFDGLDEFDPQVRSSSDVCKIISRKLLSQSTVLVTSRPHECDVDLKHFDARFTIKGFTFDHVKEYIRRYFESQTDTADDLINKLSQYEGIADGFLSVPLHVAFICLLFEDGQKGKEFPKTKAKLYNEILQCFLKRYCMKNSIMLAYENIPQNVADSVAQLSQLAFEALKESKNSFKEERIKPPSLLSLGLFVQDRGRFKTEPVKEYQFCHKTWQEFFCAKYLFDNVDRSDIQSRFEELLSNERGAAMWLNMFTFLFELSCGTDKAEKIFEIYDHATLCVFKEPRNFMLSHFYFALMAEHLQTCENIEMYLPLVSKMTPRKIRLENEQDGDDRPCDIKRNNPSTVGNIGESSSRGKFNTARIKSPVSKSRKFLGHGDFFDELTRSLFLPLTFPDDRFNVVSMPKYEIIFRLLEYRVKKQKRENNRLPNVQFQFVNPEPHVLEKLREIIDRLNLKSLTIQSKVDPHIMRQFIKCVGRAPELEKLAFCMIHDEGEMDIAPTQDLLSSLVKEVDKNKTISDFSILLHDATSSINMLPYKLLDNERLEKVTLAVHCAGTTPEEYEALAHYIHNLKFTKHLKIVLGVEQNVPHSLVAQAISNPSANLASYGCYVVSDHGEPFWSCEKLVDSVNGKVHDSLTSLCLALCEKDLIPLARFIKSNEHLKSLSFTLADGISEDVGLQLSESLRSNSKIDNITCEFIPLSTTTDLSLDRQGETKIISTIVENFIEPCSTFIGNRECELTSLTFTIHMTGYIMRKYNIDNVAYDDKFFKIKTDVLAQFSRWMSIAVKGKTCKWSHSLTRIAYHVLYHGGSDSDVVYNCNIIAGEHHE